Below is a genomic region from Acidobacteriota bacterium.
GCGGTGGCTCATCGGGACCAGCTGGAGAGCCTGGGCATAGCCCCCGACGCGCCGGGATTGAATCATCTGCTGGCGCTTTGGCCGGCGGCTCTGACGGCGGTGCTGCCGCTGGCGCCGGGGCAGACCTTGGCGGCGGCGGACGGCGCGGCGGGCACGGTGGCGGTACGGATTCCGGACCATCCCCTCCTGCGCAGACTGCTGGAGGAGCTGGGACCGTTGACGGTGACCAGCGCCAATCGCAGCGGTGAGGCGCCGGTGACGGATCCCGACGCGGCGGCGGCCTTGCTGGCGGGTTGGGATGGAGCGGTGGTCGACGACGGTGCACTGGCCGGAGGACCTCCGTCGACCTTGGTACAGTGGCGCGGCCATGGCTGGGCGGTGTTGCGCAGCGGTCGCTTCGACCCTGCACCGTTGCTCGAAAAATCAGAGGATCAGGAGGGACGCGAGCTTTGATGGATCAGCGAAGAGGATGGCGAGAGTCGGC
It encodes:
- a CDS encoding Sua5/YciO/YrdC/YwlC family protein, which translates into the protein MSSAAGFPPAQAVPRWHPGEPLDPLRELLRRGGIIAVPTESSYGLAVDPCNPRAVRAVYELKGRPASAALPVAVAHRDQLESLGIAPDAPGLNHLLALWPAALTAVLPLAPGQTLAAADGAAGTVAVRIPDHPLLRRLLEELGPLTVTSANRSGEAPVTDPDAAAALLAGWDGAVVDDGALAGGPPSTLVQWRGHGWAVLRSGRFDPAPLLEKSEDQEGREL